Proteins encoded in a region of the Streptomyces sp. PCS3-D2 genome:
- a CDS encoding LacI family DNA-binding transcriptional regulator — MNGNGRSGGRPTLEEVAVRAGVGRGTVSRVINGSSRVSEQTRAAVEAAVTELGYVPNRAARALAANRNDAIALVIPEPEARFFAEPYFSEVVRGVGAALAETDIQLVLTLAGSDRERRRLAQYLSGHRVDGVLLVSVHAGDPLPELLVELGIPTVISGRRSAAETLPCVDSDNLAGAAEAVRHLLDRGRRTIATITGPLDVYGARCRLDGYRQALAAAGRPVDERLVAVADFTEEGGRRAMRELLERSPSLDAVFASSDVMAAGARRELRAAGRRIPHDVALVGFDDSVVARHMDPPLTSVRQPIEEMGRTMASMLLDRVSGRGGSAVAAGGPAVVLPNRLVVRESS; from the coding sequence ATGAACGGGAACGGGCGCAGCGGGGGACGGCCGACCCTGGAAGAGGTCGCGGTGCGCGCCGGAGTCGGGCGCGGCACCGTGTCCCGGGTGATCAACGGGTCCTCCAGGGTCAGCGAGCAGACCAGGGCCGCCGTCGAGGCGGCCGTGACCGAGCTGGGGTACGTGCCGAACCGCGCGGCCCGCGCCCTCGCGGCCAACCGCAACGACGCGATCGCCCTCGTGATCCCCGAGCCCGAGGCCCGGTTCTTCGCCGAGCCGTACTTCTCCGAAGTGGTCCGCGGGGTCGGGGCGGCCCTCGCGGAGACCGACATCCAGCTCGTCCTCACTCTGGCCGGCAGCGACCGCGAGCGCCGCCGCCTCGCGCAGTACCTCTCCGGACACCGGGTCGACGGCGTGCTGCTGGTCTCCGTCCACGCCGGGGACCCGCTCCCGGAGCTGCTGGTGGAGCTGGGCATCCCGACGGTGATCAGCGGCCGGCGTTCCGCGGCGGAGACGCTGCCCTGTGTGGACTCCGACAACCTGGCGGGAGCCGCCGAGGCCGTGCGCCACCTGCTCGACCGGGGCCGCCGTACGATCGCCACGATCACCGGCCCGCTGGACGTGTACGGAGCCCGCTGCCGGCTCGACGGCTACCGCCAGGCCCTGGCCGCCGCCGGCCGCCCCGTGGACGAGCGGCTGGTGGCGGTCGCCGACTTCACCGAGGAGGGCGGCCGCCGGGCCATGCGCGAGTTGTTGGAGCGCAGCCCCTCGCTCGACGCGGTCTTCGCCTCCTCGGACGTCATGGCGGCGGGCGCCCGGCGGGAACTGCGTGCGGCCGGGCGCCGGATCCCGCACGACGTGGCCCTGGTCGGCTTCGACGACTCGGTGGTGGCCCGGCACATGGATCCGCCGCTGACCAGCGTCCGGCAGCCCATCGAGGAGATGGGCCGGACCATGGCGAGCATGCTGCTGGACCGCGTCTCGGGACGAGGGGGGAGTGCCGTGGCCGCGGGCGGGCCGGCGGTCGTCCTGCCGAACAGGCTGGTGGTGCGGGAGTCGTCCTGA
- the orn gene encoding oligoribonuclease codes for MNDRMVWIDCEMTGLSLTDDALIEVAALVTDSELNVLGEGVDIVIRPPDRALETMPDVVREMHTASGLLDELAGGTTLADAEAQVLAYVREHVKEPRKAPLCGNSVGTDRGFLLRDMAALEGYLHYRIVDVSSVKELARRWYPRAYFNSPPKNGNHRALADIRDSITELRYYREAVFVPQPGPDSDTARSIAARHTAPGA; via the coding sequence ATGAACGATCGCATGGTGTGGATCGACTGCGAGATGACCGGGCTCTCGTTGACGGACGACGCACTTATCGAGGTGGCCGCGCTGGTCACCGACTCGGAGCTCAACGTGCTCGGCGAGGGCGTGGACATCGTGATCCGCCCGCCGGACCGCGCCCTGGAGACCATGCCCGACGTGGTCCGCGAGATGCACACCGCCTCCGGCCTGCTCGACGAGCTGGCCGGTGGCACCACCCTCGCGGACGCCGAGGCGCAGGTCCTGGCGTACGTGCGGGAGCACGTGAAGGAGCCGCGCAAGGCACCGCTCTGCGGGAACTCGGTCGGCACCGACCGCGGCTTCCTGCTGCGCGACATGGCCGCGCTGGAGGGCTACCTGCACTACCGGATCGTGGACGTGTCCTCGGTCAAGGAGCTGGCGCGCCGCTGGTACCCGCGGGCGTACTTCAACAGCCCCCCGAAGAACGGCAACCACCGGGCGCTGGCGGACATCAGGGACTCCATCACCGAGCTGCGCTACTACCGCGAGGCGGTCTTCGTGCCACAGCCCGGGCCCGATTCCGACACCGCCCGCAGCATCGCCGCCAGGCACACGGCGCCGGGCGCATAG
- a CDS encoding helix-turn-helix domain-containing protein, whose translation MSQDSTAVVADAGRKLAGRRRREIVAVLLFSGGPIFESSIPLSVFGIDRQDAGVPRYRLLVCAGEDGPLRTTGGLELTAPYGLEAIARAGTVVVPAWRSITSPPPPEALDALRLAHEEGARIVGLCTGAFVLAAAGLLDGRPATTHWMYAPTLAKRYPSVHVDPRELFVDDGDVLTSAGTAAGIDLCLHIVRTDHGSEAAGALARRLVVPPRRTGGQERYLDRSLPEEIGADPLAEVVAWALEHLHEQFDVETLAARAYMSRRTFDRRFRSLTGSAPLQWLITQRVLQAQRLLETSDYSVDEVAGRCGFRSPVALRGHFRRQLGSSPAAYRSAYRARRPQADVAQVAEISTGPVPHQRTPQPHRAAAALAATGSTVTELYAPNRVLREHA comes from the coding sequence ATGAGCCAGGATTCCACCGCCGTCGTCGCGGACGCCGGCAGGAAGCTCGCGGGGCGTCGCCGCAGGGAGATCGTCGCGGTGCTGCTCTTCAGCGGCGGACCGATCTTCGAGAGTTCCATTCCACTATCCGTGTTCGGCATTGACCGGCAGGACGCGGGAGTTCCACGCTACCGACTGCTCGTGTGCGCCGGTGAGGACGGTCCGCTCAGGACCACCGGCGGACTCGAACTGACCGCGCCGTACGGGTTGGAGGCGATCGCCCGGGCAGGCACCGTCGTCGTTCCCGCCTGGCGCTCCATCACTTCACCGCCGCCTCCGGAGGCGCTCGACGCCCTGCGTCTGGCGCACGAGGAAGGGGCCCGGATCGTCGGACTGTGCACCGGGGCCTTCGTGCTCGCGGCCGCCGGTCTGCTGGACGGCCGGCCCGCGACGACGCACTGGATGTACGCGCCGACGCTGGCCAAGCGCTACCCGTCCGTGCACGTCGATCCGCGCGAACTCTTCGTCGACGACGGCGACGTGCTCACGTCCGCGGGCACGGCGGCCGGAATCGACCTCTGCCTGCACATCGTGCGCACCGACCACGGCAGCGAGGCGGCCGGGGCCCTGGCCCGCAGGCTCGTCGTGCCGCCGCGTCGCACCGGCGGGCAGGAGCGCTACCTCGACCGGTCGCTTCCGGAGGAGATCGGCGCCGACCCGCTGGCCGAGGTCGTCGCCTGGGCACTGGAACACCTCCACGAGCAGTTCGACGTGGAGACCCTCGCCGCCCGCGCCTACATGAGCAGGCGCACCTTCGACCGGCGGTTCCGCTCGCTCACCGGCAGCGCGCCGCTCCAGTGGTTGATCACCCAGCGGGTGCTCCAGGCCCAGCGGCTGCTGGAGACCTCCGACTACTCGGTCGACGAGGTCGCCGGACGCTGCGGGTTCCGCTCGCCGGTCGCCCTGCGCGGGCACTTCCGGCGGCAGCTGGGGTCCTCCCCGGCTGCGTACCGCTCCGCCTACCGGGCACGCCGGCCGCAGGCCGACGTCGCGCAGGTGGCGGAGATCTCCACGGGACCGGTGCCGCACCAGCGCACCCCGCAGCCCCACCGGGCGGCGGCTGCCCTGGCCGCGACGGGTTCCACGGTGACGGAGCTGTACGCCCCGAACCGGGTCCTGCGGGAACACGCGTAA